The genome window TCGGTCGCTAAATTCGTTGCTAATTTGACGAAAAATTACTAACTTGGtacattttgaagagttaagggaccaatatgaactttttttaaagaaagggaccaaaatgaacctcgaGGTTAAGGTACAGGCTAAAAAGGGTATTAAACTTATTTTACTTGTCAAAAAGTTCAGGGCGTGTGTGTTCCCCCTGCAAGGGTGGGGATAATCAAAGGTCTTTGTAATTATAGGTATATAACACGTTTTGGTAGTGAGGGCTTGCTAACGATAGCGAGAAACCCTGTGTAGTGGATTTTTGAGGTTGTTTAGAAGACCAACTCACATGAGGTGAGAGGCCCTGTTGATAGTCGGCGCTGCTAACTTGCATGCAGGCAGTCAGGTTGATAGTGTGTTAGGGTTACGGGGAGCATAATGCTCTTTGAGTAGTGGAGAGTGTGTATGACTTAGAGTTGTCTTTTCCCCCTTTAGGGATAATATATTAAAGGAGTTCCCAGCACCTAGGGTTTCCTTGAAAAAGACCACCATCCCCTTAGTCAAATGGTGGATAGTTGAATCCTTATTTTCAAGGGAGACGTGAGCCACTAACAAACCTGAATTTCTCTTTATCCAAGACACGTCCTACCCCATGTTTTTTCCTCCATAAGAGAGGAAAACTCAAGGCTGAGGAAATACCACCCTTTAGGCGACCTTTTGTTGTCGCATTCTCTTAGGACGGTCCCAAGGCATCGCCCTAGGCAAGGCCTTTTTCAAATATAATACTACATAGTCCCTCAAGCACGAGGCTTTGGCAGAAGGAGAAATAGTTTTTACTCGCGACTAATGGGAGTATCTTGAGAACTAGTGCTTCCCCCTACGAGGTTTTAGCTTACCTTAGAAGTCCAACCTCTTCTAGACACAATAAAGTGTGGCTAGGATAGTTGGGCACTAAGCCACTATGACGAAGTGGCTTAACCTTTCAGGAGGGACTTCCATCAAGCCCTCTAGCAAGATTAGAAATCAATTCTTTGAGGATTTACATAGGTCGTGCCTCTTAGGCGTGATTTATTGAAAATGATTTCGACCAAGGAGATACTAAGCTCCTCAAGCGAGACTTTAATTAGTTTGAGAAACCTAAGTTCCTCAAACGTTGTAATGCATAGCCCTCGAGCAGGGCGTGTTAACCTTTCAGGTGGAACGTGTTAACCTTTCAGGCAGGACTTCTATGGAGCCCTCTAGCCAAACTAGAAATCAAGTTTTTGTGGTTTAACATAGGTCGCGCCTCTTAGGTGTGATTTATTGGAAATGGTCCTGCCCGAGGAGATACTAAGACCCTCATATGAGAATCTGATTATTTTAAGGAACCTAAGTTCTTCAGACGCTGTAATGCATAGCCCGACTAATGAGACACTGAGTCCCTCAGTGCGGAGTCTTATCCTTTCAGGCGGAACTTTCACCGAGCCCTCTAGCAAGACTAGAAATTAAGTCTCTGGGGCTTGACATAGGTCGCTCCTATTAGGCGTGATTTATTGGATATGATCCCGTCTGAGGAGATACTAAGTCCCTCAAGAGAGAGTCTAATTAGTTTGAGGAACCTAAGTTCTTCAGACGCTGTAATGCATAGCCCGAATGACGAGACCCTGAGACCTTTAGGCGAGGCGTGTTAACCTTTCAGATGTGACTTCCATTGATCCCTCTAGAAAGACTGGAAATCAAGTCTCTGGGGTTTGACATAAGTTGTGCCTCTTAGACGTAATTTATTGGAAATGATCTCGTCCGAGGAGATACTAAGTCCCTCATGCGAGAGTCTGATTAGTTTAGGAACCTAAGTTCTTCATACATTGAAATGTATAGCCTCAGATGATGAGACACTGAGTCCTTTACGTGGGGCCTCTTCCAAAGCTACACCCTTTCGAATATTGGTTCTTTTTTGTCACCCCCACTCACCCGAACGAGCACGCCACGACTTACGCTGTTGAGGACGGAGTGGAGGGAAGATGTGTGCAGTTGAGAATTTTTAATCAAAAGAATAGTCCATACTcaagtaaacattattttaaatcTTAAACCTCTCACTTATAGACGTCACTATATTTACTTTGCGAGTTTTGTGAAGTACACCACCCCATCAATGGGCATATTCACGAAGGATTGTCGTATTAGAGTTCATCATCAACGCGATCACCTTCCAACAGCATTTGGCACCGCCtatgaaaatttgattttcaCGTTTCTAATTCAACGACTATCAGCTAGAGCTCTGAGGCTTCAAAGGGACCAATGTATAAAGGCCACGCCATTTGGAAGGATCTTTCTTCCCATTATAAATATCATTATGCTTATCGTTCTTATAAGTTAACCATCATATGCCTTACCTTATGCTACTTACTTCTAGTATTGCAACCCACGTGTTAGGAAAAAAATTAGGATAATCCCAAATCACCAGAGATGATGGTTAGGGGTTGGAGAAATGATAGCCTACGGCCGAATGTTAGGATATCTAATGAGGTGTTCACGCCCTAACAATGTATGAGATAAAGTATGGCTAAACACCTTAGAACTATGAGATGATAAGGACAACTATATCACTTTACATCTGTCCTTATAGATAGTTGTCCCTAAGCAAGATTCTAGGGCCATTAAATCCTAAAATTTTGACTATAAAGCCATATGAACAATTCAGACTCAGTTATACACTATTTTAGacccaaaacctcacaattatgaTTGTTATTGACTTGATCGATGATGTTTACTGATACACCCCCGAGGTTTAACCCACTTAGTATTGGGTCACTTGATTTGGGAAGTTGAGCTAAATTACAAGATGGTCGCACCATATTCGTACACCTAATCATGTTCATCTAACTACGAGATTATTATATTCTCTAACAATTGTCATATGAGGCAATTGTCCCCAAATAATAATCTAGAGCCTAAAAGTTATAAGGTTGTCATGCCACAATATCATACGAGATCAAAGTCGTTTAAACATTTGAAGACCATGAGATGCTAAGGACAACTAGATCCTCATACACCTGTCATCAAAGATATTTCTCCCAAAAGAAAATTCTAGAGCCTTTAATGTCTAAAATTGAAGTACACATTATTATAGGGcctataaatcttaaataaaagtCTAAACTCAAGTACACATTATTCTAAATCCTAAACCTCACATTTACGATTGTCATTTATTTAATGGTAAAAGTGTTTGCATGTATACCTCCCACCACCATGCATATTCTTGAAGGATCGTACTCGGGGGAGCTcaccaacaacatcatcaacaacactTGAAGGAAAAAAAATCCTCCTAGATCATGCCcgaaccaaaataaataaaataaattagacaTTCTCTATCCACCCAATGGGGTGCTAGTTCACCCAATGGGGTGCTAGTTCAGCACGGTGAAAAGTCAAAAATACCTCTAGATTCCGAGGATGCATCTTTAGATGCACCCATATTAAACACTCCACACACTTTCTTGAGTGAGTCACCGCGTGTTACCAAAAAAATGTTCAGAGATGCGTCTCTATATCCATATTAAGGTTATTTTTATATCTTGTCAGATCAATACACGCCTAATTATAAGTACTTGCTATAACATGATCATTTATGGAAGCACGTCCATTTTTACGTTGGTGTCACATCGCACACACAAGGAACAAGAGCAATGTGAATTGCATCATAATGTTCTTTTTTCCCATATAGAAATGTGTATGATTCCATATGCGCCTTCAACTCTTGGAGAAGTTGTTAGAAGACAAATGTGTGGTTCTCCTCTCCTTTTTCGAGCAAACCTGAAACAACTCAAAAATTGTTGTTGTCGTCACCTTTAACATCTATAATCCGCTaaatgtatttgtgcataaaaagggACATCTCTATGATATAGATGATTTTTTATAACTTTGGCGAGTGAGATGGTTTGCTAATGCGAGCATCcttgaaaaaaattgaaatttaggAGTTGGAGAATCCGGAAAACGTgagtcaacatgttcaaagtaagaAAGAGACTGATTTATGGAATTGTCACTCTCTATTAGTATGACCTTTTTAATAATTTACAACATCATTCCAAGCATCCATTATTTTTTTCACTACCACACCATCTTTGACAATTTTCCCATCTTCACCCTTAATTTGTTTGGTCCCTACTAAAGGATTAGCTATTTTTCTCGCATTTTTGGTTATGTGATACCTACAAAGTAATGCATAGAATGTAGAAAACATCTTTGCAACCAAATTCATCAATGTTGTATCGTAATCGGTTATAATGACCTTTGGCATATTTTTCTTGGTCCTTCAACATAGTCTTGCACCCTTCCAAAGACCGTGTAACGTTGTCCTCTTTTTTGCTTTTCAAAAATGCAAAACCTCCTAACAAAGTCATCTTCGCTGAAGTAACACCAACAATTTCCAAAAgtggaagcctatacttgtttattttatatGTTGAATCAATTATAAGCATAACGTAAAATATGTTGAACAACTTGATGGAATTAGGATGACTCCAAAATATATCTCAAATAGTGACTCCATCCTTACACACTATGTACCTAGAAACATATTCTTCATCATCCAGAAGCTTCAATAGTTGTTGCATTTTAGTTCTTGGTCCTCTTATCGCCTTGTACATTTTCTTGATATTTGAGACATTTTGAGGTCTTTTATGTTTCAACATTTCAAGTATGTGTTTGGGCGACACCATATTAAATATCATGTCATAAACAAGTTCTTTCTCCTCAAGATTAAGGAGACATACAATAGATTGACCGGCTAGCTTGTGACACGAGTAATTAATATGTATACTAGAAACCAAATTAAATTTCCATGTATTATTCTCCTTACGGTATCCACAAACCTTAAAAGGACAAACACGCTTTCTCGATCTGGTGTCATCCTGTTTCAAGTTTCAAAAATGTTGTTAGTATGTTCCACGTCTTTCGCATCTCATTCTTACAGATACATGTCTTCTATCATAACCATTACCAGACCTCCCAATTACAACGCTGAGCCCAATTTTGACGGCCTCCATGCGGGGATCCTTTGGATCATATGTTCATGCTCTACAAACTCCTATTTAGTTGTAAATTGTTCATGAACATCTACCTCCGCAATAACCGGTTTAACATCCACCTCGATATTAATTGGTTTAACATCAACATCGACATCACTTGATTTAACATCACCTTCCACTTCATTCGATTTAACATCCACATACACATTAGCTTTAGGGAAAGTATCTGGGTGCACCATATCTACAATTAAGCATAACATAAAAACGAATTTAATATTCAAATTTAACTTTAGAACAATTTAAAAGTGCATATCTGGATCACATGCTACATaatctggagatgcatctccggactcAACGTTCATTATTACaagcaaaaataatattaatgcaAGTAATATGAAAGGAAAAACATGTTCTTTACCTTAAAGTGTAGCTTCTTTTGCTCCTTTTGATGTGATAAAACGCAAAAATGCTATTTTGGAGTGCAAAAGTTGATTGAGAATAGAAGAATATTTTTTAAGAGTTTTGAAAAAATAGTGGTGTTTGATCATGAAGAAGAACATGTAAGGGTGATGTTTTATTAAATTTTCTGCTTGACATTATCAGATATGCATCAATGACATACATCActgatttcgaagatgcatcttcgaattagTTTTTGACATAAACAGGATGTGGCTCACTTTCAACACCTTTTTGTGTATATTAGATGTgcccgaagatgcatctccgaaatattaAAAAAAGGTAGAATCAAATTTTTAATGTGTTCACTCTCACCACATAAGATGGATAAAGTAATGTTAAAATGATTGGTTTATCCATTACTTATAGACACTAAAACCGTTCATTTGCCAAAGCCTAACGATTCTCCAAAATTATTCAAGTTTAAGCATGATGCCTTGCTACAAGATTAGTGCTCACGAGAACATTACTCCACATAAGTGAAATGTTTACTCTTACTTATGTGA of Vicia villosa cultivar HV-30 ecotype Madison, WI unplaced genomic scaffold, Vvil1.0 ctg.002739F_1_1, whole genome shotgun sequence contains these proteins:
- the LOC131639675 gene encoding uncharacterized protein LOC131639675, whose amino-acid sequence is MNVESGDASPDYVAYMVHPDTFPKANVYVDVKSNEVEGDVKSSDVDVDVKPINIEVDVKPVIAEDDTRSRKRVCPFKVCGYRKENNTWKFNLVSSIHINYSCHKLAGQSIVCLLNLEEKELVYDMIFNMVSPKHILEMLKHKRPQNVSNIKKMYKAIRGPRTKMQQLLKLLDDEEYVSRLPLLEIVGVTSAKMTLLGGFAFLKSKKEDNVTRSLEGCKTMLKDQEKYAKGHYNRLRYNIDEFGCKDVFYILCITL